The following coding sequences are from one Cenarchaeum symbiosum A window:
- a CDS encoding autotransporter adhesin (COG5295) — protein MAWALKNRYTAGLALLLVSVLSGVPVHSAYAQANPDADGDGIPDRLDECPRAEETYNKFEDADGCPDTVSRESDTPDTDGDGISDYVDSCPSQPETFNGLDDQDGCPDDTKSGDADGDGVPDSEDRCRTTPETFNGFEDDDGCPDILVAQLLPDADDDGIADIADRCALEPETLNGFEDADGCPDTPRFTDNDRDGVDDTDDLCPDAKETWNRFQDGDGCPDEVFAADSDSDGIHDGADNCPTQPERYNNYQDDDGCPDIPPYHTDLDSDRDGIPDSADECVLSPEVYNMVDDTDGCPDSEVFVGSVPDTDGDGISDHVDLCPSQPETFNGFSDGDGCPDTAKLGDADADGVPDGDDRCMFAPETYNRFQDADGCPDSVSAGSLSDADFDGIPDIADRCALEAESYNGYLDTDGCPDDTLPDADGDGIQDAIDLCPSEPETWNRQLDNDGCPDGISSFDADMDGVPLPYDLCPNEPERYNGLMDHDGCPDIPEYSIEADADSDTIPDSLDRCPLEPETYNRFLDGDGCPDSVSRQSTTADTDGDGISDLNDLCPAQPETFNGVLDDDGCPDDYQVEADRDMDGIPDRLDACPFDPETFNKYMDDDGCPDVP, from the coding sequence ATGGCTTGGGCGTTGAAGAATAGATATACGGCGGGCCTGGCGCTCCTACTGGTATCGGTACTAAGTGGTGTGCCCGTGCACTCGGCGTATGCACAGGCGAACCCGGATGCCGACGGCGACGGGATACCCGACAGGCTCGACGAGTGCCCGCGCGCAGAGGAGACCTACAACAAGTTTGAGGATGCCGACGGCTGCCCCGACACGGTGAGCAGAGAATCCGACACGCCCGATACGGACGGGGACGGCATATCCGACTATGTGGATTCCTGCCCCAGCCAGCCGGAGACCTTCAACGGACTCGACGACCAGGACGGCTGCCCCGATGATACAAAGTCCGGGGATGCCGACGGCGACGGTGTGCCGGACAGCGAGGACCGGTGCAGGACCACCCCCGAGACATTCAACGGATTTGAGGATGACGACGGCTGCCCCGACATACTAGTCGCGCAGCTGCTCCCCGACGCGGACGACGACGGGATAGCCGACATAGCGGACAGGTGCGCCCTCGAGCCCGAGACATTAAACGGATTTGAGGATGCCGACGGCTGCCCAGATACCCCTCGCTTTACGGACAATGACAGGGACGGCGTGGACGACACGGACGACTTGTGCCCCGATGCCAAGGAGACGTGGAACAGGTTCCAGGATGGAGACGGCTGCCCCGACGAGGTCTTTGCTGCCGACAGCGATTCTGACGGGATCCACGACGGGGCGGACAACTGCCCTACACAGCCCGAGAGGTACAACAACTACCAGGATGACGACGGCTGCCCGGACATACCGCCCTATCATACAGACCTTGATTCAGACCGGGACGGGATCCCAGATTCTGCAGACGAGTGCGTGCTCTCCCCCGAGGTATACAACATGGTCGACGATACCGACGGCTGCCCCGATTCCGAGGTGTTTGTGGGCTCTGTGCCCGATACTGACGGCGACGGCATATCGGACCATGTTGATTTGTGCCCAAGCCAGCCCGAGACATTCAACGGATTTTCCGACGGCGACGGCTGCCCTGATACTGCAAAACTGGGCGATGCCGACGCCGACGGCGTGCCCGACGGGGATGATCGGTGCATGTTTGCGCCCGAGACGTACAACAGGTTCCAGGATGCAGACGGCTGCCCCGACAGCGTCTCTGCGGGATCCCTGTCCGATGCAGACTTTGACGGAATACCGGACATAGCGGACAGGTGCGCCCTGGAGGCCGAGTCGTACAACGGGTACCTTGATACCGACGGCTGCCCCGATGATACGCTGCCTGACGCCGACGGCGACGGCATACAGGATGCGATAGACCTGTGCCCCAGCGAGCCCGAGACGTGGAACAGGCAGCTGGACAACGACGGCTGCCCAGATGGAATATCCTCCTTTGATGCCGACATGGACGGCGTCCCCCTCCCGTATGATTTGTGCCCCAACGAGCCCGAGAGATACAACGGCCTGATGGACCACGACGGCTGCCCCGACATACCGGAATACTCCATAGAAGCAGACGCGGACTCTGATACGATACCGGACTCGCTGGACAGGTGCCCCTTGGAGCCCGAGACGTACAACAGGTTCCTTGATGGAGACGGCTGCCCGGATTCAGTATCCAGGCAGAGTACAACGGCTGATACCGACGGGGACGGGATATCGGACCTCAACGATTTGTGCCCAGCCCAGCCCGAGACCTTTAACGGCGTGCTAGATGATGACGGCTGCCCAGACGACTACCAGGTGGAGGCGGACCGGGACATGGATGGCATCCCGGACAGGCTGGATGCATGCCCGTTTGATCCGGAGACGTTCAACAAGTACATGGATGACGACGGCTGCCCAGACGTGCCGTAA